A stretch of Haloprofundus halophilus DNA encodes these proteins:
- a CDS encoding DUF7386 family protein produces the protein MTKRTSLKLTDDRQLLLEQASEIVASDPSDDPPMSVVIDAALTHLVQSRDNLEDVRDQYPPQTVKHCCNTDVVGLRYRTNIESHWR, from the coding sequence ATGACCAAACGAACTAGCCTGAAGTTGACTGACGATCGCCAGCTGTTGTTAGAGCAAGCAAGTGAGATCGTGGCGAGTGATCCGAGTGACGACCCGCCGATGTCGGTGGTGATCGACGCGGCGCTGACGCATCTGGTGCAGAGTCGCGATAACTTAGAGGACGTTCGAGATCAGTATCCGCCACAGACGGTGAAACATTGTTGTAATACCGACGTGGTTGGGCTACGGTATCGGACGAATATCGAAAGTCACTGGCGATAG
- a CDS encoding HEPN domain-containing protein translates to MDQDDFIATFRQCFDYPDISRLTTEQISQLENRLTTMQWSSKQVLDDFEALYSDLSQQQRSHIKDVRPPLIELRQRERNQRKNIRQALDASLDDSLNPISFTVNEFINVCLTQINHSTRVQLKDQLESALGELKQQMYRGSFDADTFRDPYQTGTKDTLEEEFLQLYEYLVQRGWHRRDLYNLNHTIGYFYEDFDDVFSWIADFANQERAERTYVFFVSGLQVLDPVYRDDFVYAIVPPGELEVDDLIDIYPYDDIDDLDLYDRTSPGDELTVAKMLEEKTLIAFPIHAFGTYDGRDRALERLSEILDLFSYSHTLSQVEEPHFNEKAKYLVWRDNGESHCAPSSVSEHGSTATIFEWDIDRIFDILVPASQHESPLSIKLKRGLHFFRKGNNSRRDIDTIIFYIACLETIVGVGHVYRDEAIEKGLLLGKVRDSDLETFREALQRIYELRNEALHAGLRQVDTRGEVDVMRGVLKTALQEIAEAINEDGVTSMSALLTYFRAKKQAAYEGWIDKLESDGFEVDTVYSFTGTMYNGEGALKGDVSGNIEFAEDGQFITPILTVSNLDKEEDFKFGEGLEIEALVDDRNLRIERIREDSLIVMSINIGSFQETDPWETVFRNYEIE, encoded by the coding sequence ATGGATCAAGACGATTTCATAGCCACGTTCCGCCAATGCTTCGATTATCCGGATATCTCGCGGTTAACAACGGAACAGATCAGCCAGTTAGAAAATCGACTTACCACCATGCAATGGTCATCCAAACAAGTTCTCGATGATTTCGAAGCATTGTACAGCGACTTGAGTCAACAACAACGCAGTCATATCAAAGATGTTAGACCACCTCTCATTGAGCTACGCCAAAGAGAGCGGAACCAGCGGAAAAATATCCGCCAGGCACTCGACGCATCGTTAGACGATTCTCTGAATCCAATCTCATTTACCGTCAACGAATTTATCAACGTTTGTCTTACCCAGATCAACCACAGTACACGAGTCCAACTGAAGGATCAATTGGAATCCGCTCTGGGCGAGCTGAAACAACAAATGTATCGTGGTTCATTTGACGCAGACACCTTCCGCGATCCCTACCAAACTGGAACTAAAGACACGCTAGAGGAGGAGTTTCTACAACTATACGAATATCTAGTACAACGGGGGTGGCACCGACGTGATCTGTACAATCTCAATCACACTATCGGGTATTTCTATGAGGACTTCGATGACGTGTTCAGCTGGATCGCAGATTTTGCTAACCAAGAGCGGGCTGAGCGGACTTACGTATTCTTCGTCTCCGGTCTTCAAGTCCTTGATCCGGTCTACCGCGATGACTTTGTGTACGCGATTGTCCCACCGGGTGAGTTAGAGGTTGATGACCTCATCGACATCTACCCGTATGACGATATTGACGATCTCGATCTCTACGATCGAACCAGCCCCGGCGACGAACTCACGGTCGCCAAGATGTTGGAAGAAAAGACACTAATTGCGTTCCCCATCCATGCTTTTGGTACGTACGACGGCCGCGACCGGGCACTTGAACGGCTTTCAGAGATCCTTGACCTATTTTCATATTCCCATACACTCTCGCAAGTCGAAGAACCACATTTCAATGAAAAGGCCAAGTATCTTGTCTGGCGTGATAACGGTGAATCACACTGTGCGCCATCGTCGGTCAGCGAACACGGCTCGACTGCGACTATATTCGAGTGGGATATCGACCGAATTTTCGATATACTTGTCCCAGCCTCACAACACGAGTCACCACTCAGTATCAAGCTAAAACGTGGCCTTCATTTCTTCCGGAAGGGCAACAACAGCCGCCGCGACATCGATACTATTATTTTTTACATTGCCTGTCTGGAGACTATCGTCGGTGTCGGTCACGTCTATCGTGATGAAGCGATCGAGAAAGGGCTGTTATTAGGCAAAGTCCGCGACTCAGATCTAGAGACGTTCCGAGAGGCATTGCAGCGGATATACGAACTTAGGAATGAGGCGCTTCATGCTGGATTGCGACAGGTCGATACTCGTGGTGAAGTTGATGTGATGCGAGGAGTTCTTAAGACGGCCTTGCAGGAGATAGCTGAAGCAATCAACGAAGACGGAGTCACATCGATGTCAGCGCTTCTCACATATTTCCGAGCGAAGAAACAGGCAGCCTATGAGGGGTGGATCGACAAACTCGAATCTGATGGGTTCGAGGTGGATACGGTGTATTCGTTCACGGGAACTATGTATAATGGAGAGGGTGCCCTGAAAGGCGATGTCTCGGGAAACATTGAGTTTGCGGAAGATGGTCAGTTTATCACACCAATATTGACAGTTTCAAATTTGGATAAGGAGGAGGATTTCAAGTTCGGTGAAGGATTAGAGATTGAAGCTTTGGTTGATGACCGGAACCTACGAATTGAGCGGATCCGTGAAGATAGTTTGATTGTGATGAGTATCAACATAGGCTCCTTCCAGGAGACAGATCCGTGGGAGACTGTATTCAGAAACTATGAGATAGAATAA
- a CDS encoding DUF7845 domain-containing protein gives MTHVATAPHEAEGHLIFPEHGLSPYWAVSKLLHQGFNGYSGEVNFEHDGDPWHVKLAYSDSNIAPRPSDGISRSTLYEYEIHCEGLGQKKAHFNVSPRFEEMRNPDGEILRIPWQPGGEGVDVDFHGSNLEPEEYPSLLRAAFCALADEAALMVRRDYFTEVHDSSNLYTYEQHVRLSRDMAQKLVRAGGTFYRLFFLLSSEQGTKWIFAGDNEEIVGKNHRLKLWPEAAQKLMPTNSRGKQLKCYHPKYVRSEETGDDALFHPKFGVLLKKAFNDGRAFAWGDLRELRREIEETVINVLPWAGIPTDPHSPGTYIEDDHFAPAESDIRIARYDDPSPEIEAHEEALLVTTLRELSEGAGEMVYELATDGGRHYEELADDTGYSVSTIYRYLQELGDLVRNDNGDLDLRSLKFKQEVAAIAEQTDRFVRSKADRAAKLINSETREAADSALQNWMTKWAVDLARGDDGAVDGFRIGTLVSVAKSDPLLPHISEAIKEGRRAWIRAGRDAVQYERMMFESSADGEEWFTRRVSSWIG, from the coding sequence ATGACCCACGTCGCCACGGCTCCGCACGAGGCTGAGGGGCATCTTATCTTTCCCGAACATGGTCTCAGTCCCTACTGGGCTGTGTCCAAACTGTTGCACCAGGGCTTCAACGGCTACTCCGGTGAAGTCAACTTCGAGCACGACGGCGATCCATGGCACGTCAAACTCGCCTACTCTGACTCGAATATCGCGCCTCGACCCTCCGACGGAATTTCGCGCTCGACGCTCTACGAGTACGAGATTCACTGTGAGGGGCTTGGACAGAAGAAGGCACACTTCAACGTCTCACCTCGATTCGAGGAGATGCGTAACCCCGACGGTGAGATTCTACGGATCCCGTGGCAGCCAGGAGGCGAAGGAGTCGACGTAGACTTCCACGGGTCGAACCTCGAACCCGAGGAGTACCCGTCGCTACTGCGCGCCGCGTTCTGCGCGCTCGCTGACGAAGCGGCGCTGATGGTTCGGAGAGACTACTTCACAGAGGTCCACGACTCGTCGAACCTCTACACCTACGAGCAGCACGTCCGGCTCTCGCGCGACATGGCTCAGAAGCTTGTTCGTGCTGGAGGGACGTTCTACCGACTCTTCTTCCTGCTCTCTTCTGAGCAAGGGACGAAATGGATCTTCGCTGGCGACAACGAGGAGATCGTTGGGAAGAACCATCGGCTGAAGCTCTGGCCCGAGGCCGCGCAGAAGCTTATGCCGACGAACTCACGAGGAAAACAGCTGAAGTGCTACCATCCGAAGTACGTCAGATCAGAGGAGACAGGGGATGACGCGCTGTTTCACCCGAAATTCGGTGTGTTGTTGAAGAAGGCGTTCAACGACGGACGGGCGTTCGCTTGGGGTGACCTTCGGGAACTGCGCCGCGAGATTGAGGAGACGGTGATCAACGTCCTCCCTTGGGCGGGCATCCCGACCGACCCGCACTCGCCAGGAACGTACATCGAGGACGACCACTTCGCGCCGGCCGAATCCGACATTCGAATTGCTCGCTACGACGATCCATCGCCGGAGATCGAGGCTCACGAGGAAGCGCTCCTAGTGACCACACTACGCGAATTGAGTGAGGGAGCAGGAGAGATGGTCTACGAGCTGGCGACCGACGGCGGCCGCCACTACGAGGAACTCGCTGACGACACGGGCTACTCGGTGAGCACGATCTACCGCTACCTGCAGGAACTCGGTGACCTGGTGCGGAACGACAACGGCGACCTCGACCTCCGTTCACTCAAATTCAAACAGGAGGTGGCCGCTATCGCTGAGCAGACGGATCGGTTCGTCCGGTCGAAAGCCGACCGTGCAGCGAAGCTCATCAATTCAGAGACGCGAGAAGCCGCAGACAGCGCGTTGCAGAATTGGATGACTAAATGGGCGGTGGATCTCGCCCGAGGCGACGATGGGGCTGTTGACGGCTTCAGAATTGGAACGCTGGTCTCAGTCGCCAAGTCAGATCCACTACTGCCGCACATCAGCGAGGCGATCAAGGAAGGACGTCGAGCGTGGATCCGCGCTGGCCGCGACGCGGTTCAGTACGAACGGATGATGTTCGAGTCGTCTGCTGACGGTGAGGAGTGGTTCACGCGGAGGGTGAGTAGCTGGATCGGCTGA
- a CDS encoding DUF7563 family protein, translating to MAVRLGLPEDENSCIHCGAHVTDGFRRVFGDRNHRVHRCNSCDSYARLSRGSAAGREVRIPDPETAEGRHGNTPKTEQFQ from the coding sequence ATGGCAGTTCGTCTTGGACTGCCGGAGGACGAGAACAGCTGTATTCACTGCGGAGCCCACGTTACTGACGGATTCCGCCGTGTGTTCGGTGACCGGAACCATCGAGTCCACCGCTGCAATAGCTGCGATAGCTACGCGCGTCTCTCGCGCGGGAGCGCAGCCGGACGTGAGGTTCGGATTCCCGATCCTGAGACTGCCGAAGGTCGCCACGGCAACACGCCGAAGACGGAGCAGTTCCAATGA
- a CDS encoding homing endonuclease associated repeat-containing protein has translation MVRDLRAVFASTEGGTLTSRQYTEHGKYPTSVIKSRFGSWSTACYVSGIACGSKHGTACFGPKNERLDSRHELAIAEYLTKREISYVPHPKIDDTDWVGDFYLPELRLWVEVDGYSENGRPNSRSFSKKLTYYEQSDKSLVVVADVDEFRTVIQEYRCRDNGSAPDSAD, from the coding sequence ATGGTTCGGGATCTTCGGGCAGTGTTCGCTTCGACTGAAGGAGGTACCCTTACAAGCCGACAATACACTGAGCACGGGAAATACCCGACGAGCGTCATCAAATCTCGATTTGGTTCGTGGTCAACGGCATGTTACGTGTCTGGAATCGCGTGCGGATCGAAGCACGGTACGGCGTGCTTTGGACCGAAGAACGAACGACTCGACAGTCGGCACGAACTGGCTATCGCCGAGTACCTAACCAAGAGAGAAATCTCATACGTTCCGCACCCGAAAATCGACGATACAGATTGGGTCGGGGATTTCTACCTCCCGGAGCTTCGTCTCTGGGTGGAAGTGGACGGATACTCAGAGAACGGTCGTCCAAACTCTCGGTCGTTCTCCAAGAAGTTGACTTATTACGAACAATCAGACAAGTCTCTGGTAGTCGTCGCTGATGTAGACGAATTCCGAACCGTCATCCAAGAATACCGGTGTCGAGATAACGGCTCCGCTCCGGATTCGGCAGACTAA
- the cca gene encoding CCA tRNA nucleotidyltransferase, translating to MTDLDSVVAAVRERIDPDADERAALAAAVSALRERVEATVADLPVDADAVQVGSTARGTWLSGDRDIDLFVRFPPDLPREELERYGLEVGRAVLPGGHEEYAEHPYVKGDFEGFDVDLVPCYAVPEATDIQSAVDRTPFHNAYLDARLDDLRGDVRVFKRFLKGIGAYGSDLRTKGFSGYLSELLVLELGGFVPLLRAAADWHPPVEFDPENHGRATFDDPLVVVDPTDPERNVAAVLSAANVARLQHYARDLLADPREELFFPPNERPYSRVDVREQLSRRGTHPVAVVFDAPNVVEDQLYPQLEKSLSGVVAELDRRGFDPLRATTMADDRAALFVECSVAERSRVSRHDGPPVAVREHARGFFEKYERDADVYGPFIDGDRYVVEREREFTTPEALLRSDALFDVALGAQVESALDERYDVFVGDDVAMLADEFGDELREYFEPRP from the coding sequence ATGACCGACCTCGACAGCGTCGTCGCGGCCGTCCGCGAGCGCATCGACCCCGACGCCGACGAACGCGCCGCCCTCGCCGCGGCCGTTTCCGCTCTCCGCGAGCGCGTCGAGGCGACCGTCGCCGACCTGCCCGTCGACGCCGACGCCGTTCAGGTCGGCAGCACCGCCCGCGGGACGTGGCTCTCCGGCGACCGCGACATCGACCTCTTCGTCCGCTTCCCGCCCGACCTCCCCCGCGAGGAACTCGAACGCTACGGGCTCGAAGTCGGCCGCGCCGTCCTGCCCGGCGGTCACGAGGAGTACGCCGAACACCCGTACGTCAAAGGTGACTTCGAGGGGTTCGACGTGGACTTGGTCCCCTGCTACGCCGTCCCCGAGGCGACCGACATCCAGTCGGCGGTCGACCGAACGCCGTTCCACAACGCCTACCTCGACGCGCGGTTGGACGACCTCCGCGGCGACGTCCGCGTCTTCAAGCGGTTTCTCAAAGGCATCGGCGCGTACGGCAGCGACCTCCGCACGAAAGGGTTCTCGGGCTATCTCTCCGAACTTCTCGTACTGGAACTCGGCGGCTTCGTGCCGCTGCTCCGCGCCGCCGCCGACTGGCACCCGCCCGTCGAGTTCGACCCCGAGAACCACGGCCGGGCGACGTTCGACGACCCGCTCGTCGTCGTCGACCCGACCGACCCCGAGCGGAACGTCGCCGCGGTGCTCTCGGCGGCGAACGTCGCCCGACTGCAGCACTACGCCCGCGACCTGCTCGCCGACCCGCGCGAGGAACTGTTCTTCCCGCCGAACGAGCGACCGTACTCGCGGGTCGACGTGCGCGAGCAGCTCTCGCGGCGCGGGACGCACCCCGTCGCCGTCGTCTTCGACGCGCCGAACGTCGTCGAGGACCAGCTCTACCCGCAGTTGGAGAAGTCGCTATCGGGCGTCGTCGCCGAACTCGACCGCCGCGGCTTCGACCCGCTGCGGGCGACGACGATGGCGGACGACCGGGCGGCGCTGTTCGTCGAGTGTTCGGTCGCCGAGCGGTCGCGGGTTTCGCGTCACGACGGCCCGCCGGTGGCGGTGCGCGAACACGCGAGAGGCTTCTTCGAGAAATACGAACGCGACGCCGACGTGTACGGTCCGTTCATCGACGGCGACCGCTACGTCGTCGAGCGAGAGCGCGAGTTCACGACGCCCGAAGCGCTCCTGCGGAGCGACGCGCTGTTCGACGTGGCGCTGGGCGCACAGGTCGAATCGGCGCTGGACGAGCGATACGACGTGTTCGTCGGCGACGACGTGGCGATGCTGGCCGACGAGTTCGGCGACGAACTCCGCGAGTACTTCGAACCGAGGCCGTGA